Proteins co-encoded in one Carassius gibelio isolate Cgi1373 ecotype wild population from Czech Republic chromosome A15, carGib1.2-hapl.c, whole genome shotgun sequence genomic window:
- the cul5a gene encoding cullin-5a, giving the protein MSNLLKNKGSLQFEDKWDLMRPIVLKLLRQESVTKQQWFDLFSDVHAVCLWDDKGPAKIHQALKEDILDFIKQAQARVLSHQDDTALLKAYIVEWRKFFTQCDILPKPFCQLEITLMGKQGSNKKSNVEDSIVRKLMLDTWNESIFSNIKNRLQDSAMKLVHAERLGEAFDSQLVIGVRESYVNLCSNPDDKLQIYRDNFEKAYLDSTERFYRTQAPSYLQQNGVQNYMKYADAKLREEEKRALRYLETRRECNSVQALMECCVNALVTSFKETILAECPGMIKRNETDKLHLMFSLMDKVPNGIEPMLKDLEEHIISAGLADMVAAAETITTDSEKYVEQLLTLFNRFSKLVKEAFHDDPRFLTARDKAYKAVVNDATIFKLELPMKQKGVGLKTQPESKCPELLANYCDMLLRKTPLSKKLTSEEIELKLKEVLLVLKYVQNKDVFMRYHKAHLTRRLILDISADSEIEENMVEWLREVGMPADYVNKLARMFQDIKVSEDLNQVFKEMHKHNKLALPADSVNIKILNAGAWSRSSEKVFVSLPTELEDLIPEVEDFYKKNHSGRKLHWHHLMSNGIITFKNEVGQYDLEVTTFQLAVLFAWNQRPREKISFENLKLATELPDAELRRTLWSLVAFPKLKRQVLLYEPQVSSPKDFTDSTLFFVNQEFSLIKNTKVQKRGKINLIGRLQLTTERMKEEENEGIVQLRILRTQEAIIQIMKMRKKITNAQLQTELVEILKNMFLPQKKMIKEQIEWLIEHKYIKRDETDINTFIYMA; this is encoded by the exons ATGTCTAATTTGTTAAAG AACAAGGGTTCCCTCCAGTTTGAGGACAAGTGGGATCTTATGCGCCCCATTGTCCTTAAATTGCTCCGCCAAGAGTCTGTAACGAAGCAGCAGTGGTTTGATCTTTTCTC AGATGTTCATGCAGTTTGTCTATGGGATGACAAAGGACCGGCAAAGATCCACCAGGCCCTCAAAGAGGACATCTTAGATTTTATTAAACAAGCTCAAGCG CGAGTGCTCAGTCACCAAGATGACACGGCGCTCCTCAAGGCTTACATCGTGGAGTGGAGGAAGTTCTTCACGCAGTGTGACATTCTGCCCAAACCGTTCTGCCAGCTGGAGATCACCCTGATGGGCAAACAGGGCAGCAACAAGAAGTCCAATGTGGAGGACAGCATTGTTAGGAAG CTGATGCTGGATACTTGGAACGAATCGATATTCTCCAACATCAAGAATAGATTGCAGGATAGTGCGATGAAGTTGGTCCATGCCGAGCGGCTGGGAGAAGCTTTCGACTCGCAGCTGGTCATTGGAGTCAGAGAATCATATG TGAACCTGTGCTCCAATCCTGATGATAAGCTGCAGATCTACAGGGATAACTTCGAGAAAGCCTACCTAGACTCCACTGAGAGGTTCTACAGGACCCAGGCGCCGTCCTACCTGCAGCAGAACGGAGTACAGAACTACATGAAATAT GCAGACGCTAAATtaagagaagaggagaaacgtGCACTACGATATTTAGAGACAAGACGTGAATGTAACTCTGTACAAGCA CTTATGGAATGTTGTGTGAATGCACTGGTGACATCATTTAAAGAAACTATTTTGGCTGAATGTCCAGGCATGATCAAACGAAATGAGACTGACA AGCTGCACCTCATGTTCTCTCTCATGGATAAAGTGCCCAATGGGATTGAACCCATGTTGAAAGACTTGGAGGAGCACATCATCAGTGCTGGACTGGCAGACATGGTGGCCGCTGCCGAGACCATCACAACT GACTCTGAGAAGTATGTGGAGCAGCTCCTGACTCTGTTCAATCGATTTAGTAAATTAGTGAAGGAAGCGTTCCACGATGATCCTCGGTTCCTTACAGCCAGAGACAAA GCGTACAAAGCAGTTGTGAATGATGCCACAATATTTAAGTTGGAGCTGCCAATGAAACAGAAGGG AGTGGGCCTGAAAACACAACCAGAATCGAAGTGTCCGGAGCTGCTGGCTAACTATTGTGACATGCTGCTAAGAAAGACGCCACTCAGCAAAAAGCTGACCTCAGAAGAGATCGAGCTCAAACTGAAGGAAGTG CTACTCGTGCTAAAATACGTCCAGAATAAGGATGTGTTCATGAGGTACCACAAAGCCCACCTGACCAGACGTCTGATCCTGGACATCTCAGCGGACAGTGAGATTGAGGAGAACATGGTCGAGTGGCTCAGG GAAGTTGGGATGCCTGCTGACTATGTGAACAAGCTAGCTAGAATGTTCCAGGACATCAAAGTGTCCGAAGATCTTAACCAGGTTTTCAAGGAAATGCACAAACACAACAAGCTGGCTTTACCAG CGGACTCGGTCAACATAAAGATCTTAAATGCTGGAGCGTGGTCGCGCAGCTCAGAGAAAGTGTTTGTGTCTCTGCCCACCGAGCTGGAAGACCTCATTCCTGAGGTGGAAGACTTCTACAAGAAGAACCACAGCGGCCGCAAACTCCACTGGCACCACCTCATGTCCAATGGCATT ATCACTTTCAAGAATGAAGTAGGGCAGTACGACCTGGAGGTCACGACCTTTCAGCTGGCTGTACTTTTTGCCTGGAACCAAAGACCACGAGAGAAGATCAGTTTTGAGAACCTGAAACTTGCCACTGAGCTGCCTGATGCTGAACTGAGACGAACTCTCTGG TCTCTCGTTGCCTTCCCAAAGCTCAAACGCCAAGTGCTGTTATATGAACCTCAAGTGAGCTCTCCCAAAGACTTCACAGACAGTACATTGTTTTTCGTTAACCAGGAATTCTCCTTGAT AAAAAACACCAAGGTTCAAAAGAGGGGGAAAATAAACCTAATTGGCCGATTACAGCTGACGACTGAGCGAATGAAAGAAGAGGAGAACGAAGGCATCGTCCAACTTAGAATATTAAGAACACAG GAGGCCATCATTCAGATCATGAAGATGCGCAAGAAGATCACAAACGCTCAGCTGCAGACCGAGCTGGTGGAGATCCTGAAGAACATGTTCCTCCCTCAGAAGAAAATGATCAAGGAACAGATCGAGTGGCTCATTGAGCACAAGTACATCAAGAGAGACGAAACGGACATTAACACGTTCATCTACATGGCGTAA